One Aphidius gifuensis isolate YNYX2018 linkage group LG5, ASM1490517v1, whole genome shotgun sequence genomic region harbors:
- the LOC122856763 gene encoding dynein axonemal intermediate chain 7 homolog isoform X2, with protein MSQQNLLTKLDDIIDFSIKNHQNYTNECKEIRLLYRKKIQYWIDLACYRLLLKIQDEMIREDLKNAKFIKQSNEIICCIWAFIKLPVSLKQATERDKKPIEVIFNEINLSLKLPVDLDCYATAIRGLWSEYDHYSDECLSYLIPQLSNNYYMIDNLLDFCNNEYEIKKNIQNQQIEGRKLRIEEKKIMVDNLINPVQIITTKIDKKNKNKKLNTNIGKIKKIEDNKIEPLPYLPTPDEIILQKEDENRKEIRRLLFTRCEKNEINLRKYRILGGVYHINLIYQPPQPKVMINGVSITTLELPKELKFVPFSRPYKAPPPAPDNERTPEIIEAEIKALEAAMEALILVTLELPKSVLWFEPPLVAHWISEKNVWSTKNIHDIKYNEEKQIITFRTGKLGIHGLAGFKFVNLPFQSWEIKPNNGKFEGVILNITAAIVQVDFIIKEDLVCLHSLIGGGTSALQDIIGKYMKLNVLIKKMRAGGCDLFPEKDAFSYVKGLPIKHQVTEQHLQYCMGLLSTAYCFSWSRWNITGTARQIIMQIKELHGCIAKERSTMMLLVTPLQTSLIQTTEVGSEFSDKPLDGEKNKFFADVYNLALHNAGIKSRLLMKQVSFKLATTVTKLLQATNVISMSS; from the exons ATGTCGCAACAAAAT ttgTTAACAAAACTTGATGAtatcattgatttttcaataaaaaatcatcaaaattatacaaatgaaTGCAAAGAAATACGTTTATTGTatcgtaaaaaaattcaatattggATTGATCTTGCATGTTATcgtcttttattaaaaattcaagatgaaATGATAcgtgaagatttaaaaaatgcaaaatttataaaacaatcgAATGAAATCATTTGCTGTATTTGggcttttataaaattaccagTCAGTTTAAAACAGGCCACCGAACGGGACAA aaaaccAATCgaagttatttttaatgaaataaatttatcattaaaattaccaGTTGATTTGGATTGTTATGCAACAGCAATACGTGGTCTTTGGAGTGAATACGATCATTATTCTGATGAatgtttatcatatttaattccacaattatcaaataattattatatgattgataatttacttgatttttgtaataatgaatatgaaattaaaaaaaatatccaaaatcaacaaattgaaGGTAGAAAATTAcgtattgaagaaaaaaaaataatggttgataatttaataaatcctgtacaaataataacaactaaaattgataaaaaaaataaaaataaaaaattaaatacaaatattggaaaaattaaaaaaattgaagataataaaattgaaccTTTGCCATATTTACCAACACCTGATGAAATTATTCTACAAAAAGaag atgaaaatagaaaagaaataaGAAGATTGTTATTTACAAgatgtgaaaaaaatgaaattaatttacgtAAATATAGAATTCTTGGTGGTgtttatcatattaatttaatttatcaaccaCCACAGCCAAAAGTTATGATAAATGGTGTTTCAATAACAACAT tGGAATTACCAAAGGAATTAAAATTTGTGCCATTTTCAAGACCTTACAAGGCACCACCACCAGCTCCAGACAACGAAAGAACACCAGAAATAATTGAAGCTGAAATAAAAGCACTTGAAGCTGCAATGGAAGCACTAATTCTCGTAACTcttga aCTTCCAAAATCGGTTTTATGGTTTGAACCACCTCTTGTTGCTCATTGGatatcagaaaaaaatgtatggtcaactaaaaatattcatgatattaaatataatgaagaaaaacaaataataacatttagaACTGGTAAACTTGGTATTCATGGTCTTGCtggatttaaatttgttaatttaccaTTTCAAAGTTGGGAAATTAAGCcaaataatggtaaatttgaaggtgttattttaaatataactgCAGCAATTGTACAAGttgattttatcataaaa gaaGATCTTGTTTGTTTGCATTCATTAATTGGTGGTGGTACATCAGCATTGCAAGATATAATTGGAAAATACATGAAGCTAAACGTACTAATAAaa aaaatgcGAGCTGGTGGATGTGATTTATTTCCTGAAAAAGATGCATTTAGTTATGTCAAAGGTTTACCAATAAAACATCAAGTTACTGAACAACATTTGCAATATTGTATGGGTTTATTATCAACAGCATATTGTTTTTCATGGTCCAGATGGAATATAACTGGTACAGCTAGACAAATTATTATGCAAATTAAAGAACTTCATGGTTGTATTGCCAAGGAACGTAGTACTATGATGCTACTTGTAACACCTCTTCAAACGTCTCTCATACAAACCACTGAAGTTGGATCTGAATTTTCAGACAAACCGCTGGATGGTGAAAAAAAcaag TTTTTTGctgatgtttataatttagCATTACACAATGCTGGCATCAAAAGTCGCCTGTTAATGAAACAAGTATCATTCAAACTTGCAACGACTGTTACGAAATTACTTCAAGCAACAAATGTCATTAGTATGTCATcgtaa
- the LOC122856760 gene encoding GATA zinc finger domain-containing protein 14-like gives MDSEIEILKKKLCSTSSASSTCSESSTTSSDSGLEKSCSEINEKIEKYFNKKIIDDENIRRKVSVESKTSTLESIDSSSSSSSSDYEQQIDSDDLLSNNLNDISNSFCKFKLSTKHDESDESESDDDDDDDLQEKGPVRSQMVYSRQQPYNNFYDNNSFDAEQIDLDIAQKIYSNSQYCCVINASLDKLTNCQQTQESLTNNYLSVNNSCQFDNNINEINNNGVEEKYEFDGPLNDILNSYQQAQPETINYQNSSPSTSSENWPDSPVSSNYFQQTSNSQSYTSSRPHTPLSLINMDSPNTTINLSNTSSPIQRKLNYYHCNYRKTPQSSSSSSNYSQCDTPSPKNYQNLIDNQNDEEKFDNFQQSTWYENCETTNNINDKLKIININNNYIDNNNNDNNYEKNHECDIKNLNDIKLEYKYKDYNNLSTIDNNYNNTENNNFNYDNDFDNFLTNQIDINHLDNVIDDLEIKTEDIISTNYLNNQYNIVNNNNTLYNDNYHSLTTQTNMSELKINQQQQQKWYDENNKKLFNNFQIPKPMKQQKQYKTMKQKKNKYDPWKSLSMPKISSSKILKSKLNDCDVARAMKDLLQVSIQELSRADDDGYTKLMCLVGNPIEFNKKKEFLVPLVERLSMIHDGLTKMNNYGQDALYIASINYPKMYYVAGYLAGVMVDKGIDISRPIYTKGNNLIHELAKKGDAYKPVLIELLSLKTIEGKSVFDLSKCNFDGKTPLHVAVEAHDPSKRGTSTIEIIRLFIERGCDCKIREYTNGNTALHIAISKNCDPILVQALLEKNGCDAVNIQNKNNNTPLHMIALLSDELSLNIQSNICMQLIKTGAQTNVKNNNGQLPLTIVTTKRKEFIQKIFHES, from the exons ATGGATTctgaaattgaaatattaaaaaaaaagttatgttCAACAAGTTCAGCATCAAGTACATGCTCTGAAAgttcaacaacatcatcagaTTCTGGATTAGAAAAATCATGTTccgaaataaatgaaaaaattgaaaaatattttaataaaaaaattattgacgaTGAAAATATAAGACGTAAAGTATCAGTAGAATCAAAAACATCAACACTTGAatcaattgattcatcatcttcatcatcatcatctgattATGAACAACAAATTGATTCAGATGATTTATTATCCAATAACTTGAATGATATCAGCAATagcttttgtaaatttaaattatcaacgaAACATGATGAATCAGATGAGTCTGAGTCTGATGACGATGACGATGACGATTTACAAGAAAAAGGTCCAGTAAGATCACAAATGGTATATTCAAGACAACAAccatacaataatttttatgataataattcatttgatgCTGAACAAATAGATCTTGATATAgcacaaaaaatatacagtaATTCACAATACTGCTGTGTAATTAATGCAAGTCtagataaattaacaaattgtcAACAGACTCAAGAAAGCttaacaaacaattatttatctgtTAATAATTCTTGCCAATTTGACAACAACATAAACGAG ataaataataatggagtagaagaaaaatatgaatttgatGGTCCATTAAATGACATATTAAATAGTTATCAACAAGCACAAcctgaaacaataaattatcaaaattcatCACCATCAACAAGTTCAGAAAATTGGCCAGATTCACCAGTATcaagtaattattttcaacaaacatCAAATTCACAAAGTTATACATCAAGTCGTCCACATACACCATTATCATTAATCAATATGGATTCACcaaatacaacaattaatttatcaaatacatcatcaccaatacaacgtaaattaaattattatcattgtaatTATCGTAAAACaccacaatcatcatcatcatcatcaaattattcACAATGTGATACACCAAgtccaaaaaattatcaaaatttaattgataatcaaaatgatgaagaaaaatttgataattttcaacaatcaaCATGGTATGAAAATTgtgaaacaacaaataatattaatgataaattaaaaataataaatattaataataattatattgataataataataatgataataattatgaaaaaaatcatgaatgtgatataaaaaatttaaatgacataaaattagaatataaatacaaagactataataatttatcaacaattgataataattataataatacagaaaataataatttcaattatgataatgatttcgataattttttaacaaatcaaattgatattaatcatTTGGATaatgttattgatgatttagAAATTAAAACAGAAGatattatatcaacaaattatttgaacaatcaatataatattgttaataataataatacattatataatgataattatcataGTTTAACAACACAAACAAATATGTctgaattgaaaattaatcaacagcaacaacaaaaatggtatgatgaaaataataaaaagttatttaataattttcaaataccaAAACCaatgaaacaacaaaaacaatacaaaacaatgaaacaaaaaaaaaataaatatgatccATGGAAATCATTGAGTATGCCAAAAATATCATcgagtaaaatattaaaatcgaaattaaATGATTGTGATGTTGCAAGAGCTATGAAGGATTTATTACAAGTATCAATACAAGAATTATCAAgagctgatgatgatggttaTACAAAATTGATGTGTCTCGTTGGTAAtccaattgaatttaataaaaagaaagaattttTAGTACCACTTGTTGAGAGATTGTCAATGATACATGATGGTCtaacaaaaatgaataattatggTCAAGATGCACTTTATATtgcatcaataaattatccaAAAATGTATTATGTTGCTGGTTATCTTGCTGGTGTTATGGTTGATAAAGGAATTGACATTAGTCGTCCAATTTATACCAAG GGTAATAATTTGATACATGAGCTTGCAAAAAAAGGTGATGCTTACAAGCCAGTATTGATTGAACTTTTATcgttaaaaacaattgaaggGAAATCAGTTTTTGATTTATCGAAATGTAACTTTGATG gTAAGACACCTCTTCATGTTGCTGTTGAAGCACATGATCCATCAAAGAGGGGAACAAGTACAATAGAAATTATTCGTTTGTTTATTGAAAGGGGTTGTGATTGTAAAATTAGAGAATATACAAATGGTAATACAGCACTTCATATtgcaatttcaaaaaattgtgatCCAATACTTGTACAG gcattgttggaaaaaaatggCTGTGATGCtgttaatattcaaaataaaaataataatacaccaCTTCATATGATTGCATTATTATCAGAcgaattatcattaaatatacaaagtaATATTTGCATGCAATTGATAAAAACAGGTGCTcaaacaaatgttaaaaataacaatggacAATTACCCTTGACAATTGTCacaacaaaaagaaaagaatttattcaaaaaatatttcatgaatcataa
- the LOC122856833 gene encoding dynein axonemal assembly factor 11, producing MVRISVELIRKKSEHNEGEISTLEEISLHQENIEKIELIDKLCRKLKILLLQYNLISKIENLNKLKYLEYLNLALNNIVIIENLEGLECLKKLDLTMNFIGDLKSVKTLKLNYKLEQLYLTGNPCTDYDNYRNYVITVLPQIKQLDMIDIKKSDRIIASQKFHIAEGDVVRGYWDYMKLRKKQIERYENSDVKITEITDQDDDDEEDEDKVKSFWNEPSYNTPEDRIKIAKKLEQIENKKNHKKDNSNTKDIKNTIKLFTQDGRPYNINQPKVPFKLNDEDDRDNIFLEISLYKHMDTSHVDIDIQPKYIRVTIKGKILQLTLPCEIETEKSVAKRNTVTGNLLITMPRLNPLDIIMKKSIDYNDKKSSSSKNHSSDIKKIQSGKIITKRELLEIGPPIDDLDFSNIYKKNQNNIINKSSAFIDNPDVPPLE from the exons atggtGAGAATTAGTGTTGAATTAATTCGTAAAAAATCAGAACACAATGAAGGAGAGATATCAACACTTGAAGAAATATCATTGCATCAagaaaatatcgaaaaaatagagctaattgataaattatgtagaaagttaaaaatattattactacaatataatttaatatcaaaaattgaaaatttaaataaattaaaatatttagaatatttaaatttagcattaaataatattgttattattgaaaatcttGAAGGTCTTGAGTGTTTAAAAAAGCTAGatttaacaatgaattttattgGTGATTTGAAATCagttaaaacattaaaattaaattataaacttgaaCAGCTATATTTAACTGGTAATCCATGTACGgattatgataattatcgTAATTATGTTATAACAGTATTACCACAAATTAAACAGCTAGATatgattgatataaaaaaatcagatagAATAATTGCATCACAAAAATTTCACATTGCTGAGGGTGATGTTGTTAGAGGCTACTGGGATTATATGAAATtgcgaaaaaaacaaattgaacgTTATGAAAATAGTGATGTTAAAATAACTGAAATAACTGaccaagatgatgatgatgaagaggaTGAAGATAAAGTTAAATCATTTTGGAATGAACCAAGTTACAATACACCTGAAGATAGAATTAAAATTGCTAAAAAGCttgaacaaattgaaaataaaaaaaatcataaaaaagataatagtAATacaaaagatattaaaaatacaataaaattatttacacaagATGGTAGACCATATAATATCAATCAGCCAAAAGtaccatttaaattaaacgatGAAGATGACagagataatatttttcttgaaatttcacTCTACAA acACATGGATACATCACATGTGGACATTGACATACAGCCAAAATATATACGTGTAACGATAAAAGGTAAAATATTACAGTTAACATTACCATGTGAAATTGAAACAGAGAAAAGTGTCGCCAAGCGAAACACAGTTACAGGAAATTTGTTGATAACTATGCCACGCTTGAATCCActtgatattattatgaaaaaatcaattgattataatgataaaaaatcatccaGCTCTAAAAATCATTCGAgcgatattaaaaaaattcaatctggcaaaattataacaaaaagaGAGCTACTAGAAATTGGACcaccaattgatgatttagatttttcaaatatatacaaaaaaaatcaaaataatattattaacaaaagctCAGCCTTCATTGATAATCCTGATGTACCACCTCTTGAATAa
- the LOC122856763 gene encoding dynein axonemal intermediate chain 7-like isoform X1 has translation MYTDSLSTITFFRSYAETVKEKSQRLEERNALIKQLQEEIELEKYKTEKQCEIDEQQLTIRQLQLGKTINIINDNDRKYINFQIAKQEEDDWNDFMTCDGLPNPSFLPDLNSFMFIWEQEDDQASMINVATKCKVVTYLLTKLDDIIDFSIKNHQNYTNECKEIRLLYRKKIQYWIDLACYRLLLKIQDEMIREDLKNAKFIKQSNEIICCIWAFIKLPVSLKQATERDKKPIEVIFNEINLSLKLPVDLDCYATAIRGLWSEYDHYSDECLSYLIPQLSNNYYMIDNLLDFCNNEYEIKKNIQNQQIEGRKLRIEEKKIMVDNLINPVQIITTKIDKKNKNKKLNTNIGKIKKIEDNKIEPLPYLPTPDEIILQKEDENRKEIRRLLFTRCEKNEINLRKYRILGGVYHINLIYQPPQPKVMINGVSITTLELPKELKFVPFSRPYKAPPPAPDNERTPEIIEAEIKALEAAMEALILVTLELPKSVLWFEPPLVAHWISEKNVWSTKNIHDIKYNEEKQIITFRTGKLGIHGLAGFKFVNLPFQSWEIKPNNGKFEGVILNITAAIVQVDFIIKEDLVCLHSLIGGGTSALQDIIGKYMKLNVLIKKMRAGGCDLFPEKDAFSYVKGLPIKHQVTEQHLQYCMGLLSTAYCFSWSRWNITGTARQIIMQIKELHGCIAKERSTMMLLVTPLQTSLIQTTEVGSEFSDKPLDGEKNKFFADVYNLALHNAGIKSRLLMKQVSFKLATTVTKLLQATNVISMSS, from the exons atgtatactgATTCTctatcaacaataacattttttcGAAGTTACGCAGAAACAGTTAAAGAAAAATCTCAAAGACTTGAAGAACg aAATGCACTGATAAAACAGCTTCAAGAAGAAAttgaattggaaaaatataaaacagaaaaacaaTGTGAAATTGATGAACAACAATTAACAATACGACAATTACAACTtggaaaaacaataaatattataaatgataatgatagaaaatatataaatttccaaATTGCTAAACAAGAAGAAGATGATTGGAATGATTTTATGACTTGTGATGGTTTACCAAATCCAAGTTTTCTTCctgatttaaattcatttatgtttatttgggAACAAGAAGATGATCAAGCATCAATGATCAATGTCGCAACAAAATGTAAAGTTGTTACTTAC ttgTTAACAAAACTTGATGAtatcattgatttttcaataaaaaatcatcaaaattatacaaatgaaTGCAAAGAAATACGTTTATTGTatcgtaaaaaaattcaatattggATTGATCTTGCATGTTATcgtcttttattaaaaattcaagatgaaATGATAcgtgaagatttaaaaaatgcaaaatttataaaacaatcgAATGAAATCATTTGCTGTATTTGggcttttataaaattaccagTCAGTTTAAAACAGGCCACCGAACGGGACAA aaaaccAATCgaagttatttttaatgaaataaatttatcattaaaattaccaGTTGATTTGGATTGTTATGCAACAGCAATACGTGGTCTTTGGAGTGAATACGATCATTATTCTGATGAatgtttatcatatttaattccacaattatcaaataattattatatgattgataatttacttgatttttgtaataatgaatatgaaattaaaaaaaatatccaaaatcaacaaattgaaGGTAGAAAATTAcgtattgaagaaaaaaaaataatggttgataatttaataaatcctgtacaaataataacaactaaaattgataaaaaaaataaaaataaaaaattaaatacaaatattggaaaaattaaaaaaattgaagataataaaattgaaccTTTGCCATATTTACCAACACCTGATGAAATTATTCTACAAAAAGaag atgaaaatagaaaagaaataaGAAGATTGTTATTTACAAgatgtgaaaaaaatgaaattaatttacgtAAATATAGAATTCTTGGTGGTgtttatcatattaatttaatttatcaaccaCCACAGCCAAAAGTTATGATAAATGGTGTTTCAATAACAACAT tGGAATTACCAAAGGAATTAAAATTTGTGCCATTTTCAAGACCTTACAAGGCACCACCACCAGCTCCAGACAACGAAAGAACACCAGAAATAATTGAAGCTGAAATAAAAGCACTTGAAGCTGCAATGGAAGCACTAATTCTCGTAACTcttga aCTTCCAAAATCGGTTTTATGGTTTGAACCACCTCTTGTTGCTCATTGGatatcagaaaaaaatgtatggtcaactaaaaatattcatgatattaaatataatgaagaaaaacaaataataacatttagaACTGGTAAACTTGGTATTCATGGTCTTGCtggatttaaatttgttaatttaccaTTTCAAAGTTGGGAAATTAAGCcaaataatggtaaatttgaaggtgttattttaaatataactgCAGCAATTGTACAAGttgattttatcataaaa gaaGATCTTGTTTGTTTGCATTCATTAATTGGTGGTGGTACATCAGCATTGCAAGATATAATTGGAAAATACATGAAGCTAAACGTACTAATAAaa aaaatgcGAGCTGGTGGATGTGATTTATTTCCTGAAAAAGATGCATTTAGTTATGTCAAAGGTTTACCAATAAAACATCAAGTTACTGAACAACATTTGCAATATTGTATGGGTTTATTATCAACAGCATATTGTTTTTCATGGTCCAGATGGAATATAACTGGTACAGCTAGACAAATTATTATGCAAATTAAAGAACTTCATGGTTGTATTGCCAAGGAACGTAGTACTATGATGCTACTTGTAACACCTCTTCAAACGTCTCTCATACAAACCACTGAAGTTGGATCTGAATTTTCAGACAAACCGCTGGATGGTGAAAAAAAcaag TTTTTTGctgatgtttataatttagCATTACACAATGCTGGCATCAAAAGTCGCCTGTTAATGAAACAAGTATCATTCAAACTTGCAACGACTGTTACGAAATTACTTCAAGCAACAAATGTCATTAGTATGTCATcgtaa
- the LOC122856803 gene encoding fatty acyl-CoA reductase 1 isoform X2, with protein sequence MKEGLGIGDLERRFLIERVSIFFHAAASVRFDDSLKTAVMMNTRSTRDACILAAQMKKLEVFMHVSTAYTQADKPIVEEKHYPSEVDWKKTIKIAETVDEEILKTLTPKYLGNFPNTYTFTKRLAEQIVNDYSHVIPAIIFRPSIVISTLTEPMPGWVDNFNGPVGIMIGGGKGVLKVVLSDPEISADFIPVDVAIKAMITASWKRGLKKFTADPAVHVYNCSSADIKSVSLEEVANLGLRCQETYPLEGIIWKPDVLHVRSRFTFFIYVLILHILPSLILDGILKISGKKTMLVKLQRKVYIANSALSHFTTNSWHFKNDKLLNLLSDVPPSDIETFGYEYATFDINQYFTNCLIGAKVYLLNESMDNLPVAKAHLQRMIFIDQIFKFFKYLFLIWVIYKIDPISYIVSFFDDFK encoded by the exons ATGAAAGAAGGTCTTGGTATTGGTGATTTAGAAAGAAGATTTCTCATTGAAAgagtatcaatattttttcatgcagCAGCAAGTGTTAGATTTGATGATAGTTTAAAAACAGCTGTTATGATGAATACGCGATCAACACGTGATGCATGTATACTTGCAgcacaaatgaaaaaacttgAG GTTTTTATGCATGTTAGTACAGCTTATACTCAAGCTGATAAACcaattgttgaagaaaaacATTATCCATCAGAGGTTGAttggaaaaaaacaataaaaattgctgaaacagttgatgaagaaattttaaaaaccctAACACCAAA atatttaggAAATTTTccaaatacatatacatttacaAAAAGACTTGCTGAACAAATTGTTAATGATTATTCACATGTAATACCAGCAATAATATTTAGACCATCAATTGTAATATCAACATTGACTGAACCAATGCCAGGTTgggttgataattttaatggaCCAGTTGGTATAATGATTGGTGGTGGTAAAGGTGTATTAAAAGTTGTACTATCTGATCCTGAAATATCTGCTGATTTTATACCAGTTGATGTTGCAATTAAAGCAATGATAACTGCCAGTTGGAAACGTGGCctcaaaaa atttACTGCTGATCCAGCAGTACATGTGTATAATTGTTCATCAGCTGATATTAAAAGTGTATCATTGGAAGAAGTTGCTAATCTTGGTCTTCGTTGTCAAGAAACATATCCATTAGAAGGTATTATTTGGAAACCAGATGTACTACATGTACGATCaagatttacattttttatatatgtattaattttacatattttaccATCACTTATACTTGatggtatattaaaaataagtggaaaaaaaacaat gcTTGTTAAATTGCAGAGAAAAGTTTATATTGCAAATAGTGCATTGTCACATTTTACAACAAATTCATggcattttaaaaatgataaattattgaatttattgagtGATGTACCACCTTCTGATATCGAAACATTTGGATATGAATATGCAACATTTGAtatcaatcaatattttac tAATTGTCTTATTGGAGCAAAAGTATATCTACTCAATGAGAGCATGGACAATTTACCAGTTGCAAAGGCACACTTACAaag gatGATATTCATcgatcaaatatttaaattttttaaatatttatttttaatctggGTGATCTATAAAATTGATCCAATTTCTTACATCGTATCATTTTTCGACGACTTtaaatag
- the LOC122856803 gene encoding putative fatty acyl-CoA reductase CG5065 isoform X1 — MNKVDVESSIPAFYAGKSVFITGGTGFMGKILVEKLLWSCPDIREIFLLMRPKKGVNINDRIKNMITLPIFDRLRKKKPQVFGKLIVVSGDSMKEGLGIGDLERRFLIERVSIFFHAAASVRFDDSLKTAVMMNTRSTRDACILAAQMKKLEVFMHVSTAYTQADKPIVEEKHYPSEVDWKKTIKIAETVDEEILKTLTPKYLGNFPNTYTFTKRLAEQIVNDYSHVIPAIIFRPSIVISTLTEPMPGWVDNFNGPVGIMIGGGKGVLKVVLSDPEISADFIPVDVAIKAMITASWKRGLKKFTADPAVHVYNCSSADIKSVSLEEVANLGLRCQETYPLEGIIWKPDVLHVRSRFTFFIYVLILHILPSLILDGILKISGKKTMLVKLQRKVYIANSALSHFTTNSWHFKNDKLLNLLSDVPPSDIETFGYEYATFDINQYFTNCLIGAKVYLLNESMDNLPVAKAHLQRMIFIDQIFKFFKYLFLIWVIYKIDPISYIVSFFDDFK, encoded by the exons atgAATAAAGTAGATGTTGAATCATCAATACCAGCATTTTATGCTGGTAAAAGTGTATTTATAACTGGTGGTACTGGTTTTATGGGTAAAATATTGGTGGAGAAATTATTATGGTCATGTCCAGATATtcgagaaatatttttattaatgagaCCTAAAAAAGGTGTTAATATTAATgacagaattaaaaatatgataacaTTACCA atATTTGAtagattgagaaaaaaaaaaccacaagtatttggtaaattaataGTTGTTAGTGGTGATTCTATGAAAGAAGGTCTTGGTATTGGTGATTTAGAAAGAAGATTTCTCATTGAAAgagtatcaatattttttcatgcagCAGCAAGTGTTAGATTTGATGATAGTTTAAAAACAGCTGTTATGATGAATACGCGATCAACACGTGATGCATGTATACTTGCAgcacaaatgaaaaaacttgAG GTTTTTATGCATGTTAGTACAGCTTATACTCAAGCTGATAAACcaattgttgaagaaaaacATTATCCATCAGAGGTTGAttggaaaaaaacaataaaaattgctgaaacagttgatgaagaaattttaaaaaccctAACACCAAA atatttaggAAATTTTccaaatacatatacatttacaAAAAGACTTGCTGAACAAATTGTTAATGATTATTCACATGTAATACCAGCAATAATATTTAGACCATCAATTGTAATATCAACATTGACTGAACCAATGCCAGGTTgggttgataattttaatggaCCAGTTGGTATAATGATTGGTGGTGGTAAAGGTGTATTAAAAGTTGTACTATCTGATCCTGAAATATCTGCTGATTTTATACCAGTTGATGTTGCAATTAAAGCAATGATAACTGCCAGTTGGAAACGTGGCctcaaaaa atttACTGCTGATCCAGCAGTACATGTGTATAATTGTTCATCAGCTGATATTAAAAGTGTATCATTGGAAGAAGTTGCTAATCTTGGTCTTCGTTGTCAAGAAACATATCCATTAGAAGGTATTATTTGGAAACCAGATGTACTACATGTACGATCaagatttacattttttatatatgtattaattttacatattttaccATCACTTATACTTGatggtatattaaaaataagtggaaaaaaaacaat gcTTGTTAAATTGCAGAGAAAAGTTTATATTGCAAATAGTGCATTGTCACATTTTACAACAAATTCATggcattttaaaaatgataaattattgaatttattgagtGATGTACCACCTTCTGATATCGAAACATTTGGATATGAATATGCAACATTTGAtatcaatcaatattttac tAATTGTCTTATTGGAGCAAAAGTATATCTACTCAATGAGAGCATGGACAATTTACCAGTTGCAAAGGCACACTTACAaag gatGATATTCATcgatcaaatatttaaattttttaaatatttatttttaatctggGTGATCTATAAAATTGATCCAATTTCTTACATCGTATCATTTTTCGACGACTTtaaatag